GAAAGAGCAAAAAGGCGAGTCTCCCGAGCTTTTGTATAACGAATGAGTGGGACGTGGCTTCCAAAAATAGCTTCGGTCAATTCGAATTTGCTCGTGCGTTTGTACGCGACGTGCGCGCAGCGTTGGATTTTCTGCACCGTAAGCGATATGCAGAGCATTTACGTGGAAAAGCTTAACCCGAAtctcattttctgaaattggAAATCTTCTCGGCAGAAAACTTGTTTCGAATAACCGATAATTCCCTACGTAGATATGTGTGCGTATTTACGCGTGTTACAGCCATACCCGTAATGCATACCCTATATATGtgtgtttcgatttttcaccagACTCGCACCGTGGAATATTTTTGCGGAAACTGAGAAAAGGCCAAGAAGAAACGGACAAGAAACCGTGCTGCATACGGAAAAGCTCTCTGTAGGTTCTTccgttcgtttatttattcttccctttgactttttttcttctcttttccgTTTCACGTCTGTCTGGCTCACGCAATTCgtgagtaataaaaattcagtcaCGTGTCAGGAAAATCGCAGGTCTGATTGTCTTTTGTTATACGTAGACTTCCGGTGCGCTGCATCAGTCTCGGGAGTTTTCTCGACCTCGGGGAAATGTTTAGTCGAGAGGACATCGACAGGTTTTCTATGGTTGGGATTTCGGACTTGGATGCCTTCCAACCTttaacatatacatatacatagacAGATAATGCGAAGCACAGGAGCACATGACGCCGTGTAAATACGATGCGCACTTCTTTACGTTCGCATCTTTGCTAGATCAAATCCGGGCGATAAAACGCTCGGAATAAATCATTCGAGACACCGAATGGCAAATAAATGTTCCGCTATGAGATTTTACGATCCTGTAACACGAAACTTGACGACAGAGATAAGATAGTCCTCCTCCCCGTGGACACCTCAAATGTACCCGCCATTCCGAATCCTCTTCACAGTAAGAATGTCTCTACCGTCTGAACTGTCCCATTGATAGCACTTCGCCTTTCGctgtaaaatttaattgaaaaaatttatgtacgGAACGCCGAAATGTCCTTTCCTCAAAGAAATCAAGTGGAAACTTTCAGACCCGGTTTTCCCAACAGGCATCTTTATTTCCCGGACAAGTTTTCCAGTCATAACGCTAATCTCCCCGACCTTTGATTCAGATCTTTCATTGTTCCGTAAGAATCAGGGCTGCAGAATGTTCGCCTCCCGAAGTGGTGCAGCACTTTTAGCAAAACGGGGATCGGGAAGGGTGAGATTTGCAGCGAAGGGTAGCTGCCGCATTCAGcttatattgtatgtataacaTACGTGTGTAGAGACGCTGGGATTCGCCGAAGGAGGAATGTTTCGTATCGCACATCCACACGTGCAGGCAGGTGGGTATGTACTAGTTAGGGCTAAAGCTCAACGGGAAACAAACCCGAGGGCCAACCAGCGAGAACCTCTCACTAATCCTTTGTGAGCCACCCTTCTTCACCCGGGCTTTGTTCTTTCGCCTAAGTACGCTGCACCTCGTCATCTTTTAACAACCTTGTGTTGATCAACACCGCTAGCAAAatgattaataaaatattactcGTATGCCTGCGAAGTAGACGTGAACGTACGAGATTCAATCTCCGTGTCCGGCACGAAAATAAGACTTTCAATCTTTGTCTTTATCGCCTATATCCATGCCGTAAAACTCCATTTGGTACGGTAGGTATCGcgatttcacttttttacCACTCTGCTAACCTTCTGAAATTGAAActatggtaaaaaaaataatccctGATAAAATCCTTagcgtggaaaaattttaacgtgTTGCTAAATCTAGTGTGTAATATTAGATCGGTCGATTTCGACAGCGATCGGATGTGATCAAATTTACAGAGAACGTGTTACGGGAGATGTTTGCGCACGGATACTATTCAAAAAATCTCCACTTTTATCTCCAATTTCATGCAAACCCAACCAACGTCTGACGCTCACCATTTTTTaagttcagaatttttttttctgcaattgtccCAACTCTGAAATAGTACCTTGagttttttcagatttttcaaccaactggtttattatttataaatattaagagTGACTTTGAAAAGGACGCTTTTTAAACTTCTCAGAAATTTCTGTTCCAAACATTTCGAAACCTGGCCCATGATGGGTCGAtctttgttttcatttctttttagcactgaattttttgatcaattaaaacattgtttaaacGGTCTGaaagttacaaaaaattctcaaaccttatatttttcacttagaATATTTATAGACCAGTTTCATTATGAAGTTGATGAGAAAAGTTGAATATGCcaaaaaaaatagaagtattgagaattttttgggaattttcAGACGGTGCAAACGATGTTTTggttttcgacaaaaattgaaagtagGCCCAGTCAAAAAAATCTTTCTAAAATCactttaaatatttatgaataactGAGCACTCGAataagaaatctgaaaaaattcggggtactgtttcagagttgggacgatcacagaaaattttctaaacaaaatcagaaatgACGAGTGTCAAACATTGGTCAGGTTCGCATGGAATGccgtacaaatatttttttctctccacttCCCGTTTAGTTAATACTCTGCACGCAGTAGACGTTCCGTAAGCTTTCGAgttatctttttatttttttggtcaGCCGAAGGCCGTATACCTCTACTATCATTCTTGACGCATGATTTTATCACCTTCCGATTATACGCATTTTGGATCAGATAACATTGGATGCCTCAAATACGTTTATGGATATTTTTGTtaaggaaatttttcaaatttactgcAGTGACTCGAGCGAAACAGACGTATTTATCCGTAACAATCGCACAGTTTATACTGGCATAAGAATTCCGATTAGTTGTTTCTCGTCGATAGCGACGTCTCGCAGCAAGTAGCGAAGACGAACGCGACGATGCGATTTCCTTATCTTTGTTCAATGTTCACACATATCGATTCAATTTCAGCACAATGCCGCCAGCACCTCGCTAGGAGGCAAACCTGCTTTTATATTACACGCGCCCCAGTTTCAGTTtaccaataattattatttcatacgCGGGGCGACAAGTTTTCGGCGTCGTCGTCAACCGGTCTATTCCGCCTCGTACATATTACACGTAGCTGCCTGTCTCTTCCCATTCATTTCACCATTTCTCTACCTTACATAATACAGCGGCGCGATACGAAAATAACTCGGGGAAATTATATCGACTAACGAAAAATCGATGAGACAATAGCgcgagaagaaattttttattttctctctttgtaCCACTCGagggtgtatttttttttttgttttttttttctatttcgaaACGTTTCTCTCGTCTCTTTTTTTCCTGATTCGTTCGCCAGTTTTGACCTTGTTTCACCCGACGCGGATCGCGGTGAACAACGATGACGTAATACAGTCGAGTTGCACGGAATTTATCGAAAGCTGTTTGTTGTACAAAGGATTTCCTGTGTTTCTTGAAGTGGCTTCCTTCCTCTCTTTTCTTCGGTTTGACCAGAAAAGATTTATACACCGTTATCAATTTTCTCCCGTTCCGACTAGGGGCTTTGTGAATTACGCAGACCTGAAACGGCGCTGAGGTGCAGGCGAGATgtgaatgcaaaaatgcgGAAAGGAGGTTGGCTTCAAGACTCGCTGCTCTTCCGGCTGAAAGTGGGCTAAAGCCGGGGCTAAGGATTTCCTTTGAAACGTCAAGAGAATATCCGAGTGTAACGAAACCATCAGGGTAGTTCAAGGGAAACCCAAGGCTCAATGCCTGAGAACCGCTCTTGTGTTTCACATTACAGATATAATGTGGTATAGTACGTCAGGAAATGCGGAGATATTTTTATGAGGGAAACTTGaatggtaaaaaaagaaaagccaCGATTGTTACGTAAGAAATTGAATCTATGTAGACCAATCGTGAAAGAAGTCGAAGAAGCAGTACATTTTTTGGAGAACgcgattgagaaaaaaaaagaaagaaaaagaaaaaaaacttatttgCACCACTCGACGAGCTTCAAGTGTCCGGCTTTTTCACTTTAACTTTCATGCTCAACGTCCTCAAACTCTGTAATCTGCGCTCCTCCATTGCATCCGATGAAATTCGACTGAGCAAGTGAGGACCGGTCATCATCATAATCATCGCGCCGATCGGGGCCAAGAACAAAATCGCCAGCACGGACACCTTCAAAACGTCTTCAGCGAGCTCCAATTCCCTCGTGTTATTCTTCGCCAAAGCGTGCTCGTAAGCCATCGGAGCCAGGGCAGCCTAAATACCAAAATTCAAGCGGCTTAAATTTGGATTTTGATCTGGGAAGACGAAGATCACGGTAACCGAAGTGAAAATACTTGATCAATTAATTTGAGGTGGATAGTATCGattgtaaattcgaaaaaatgaacTGTGGCAGTCAAATGACgcaaaaatttcgattcttcTTTCTTGGATCTATGCATTTACTCGTATTAGagaattatatttatagaGCAGGAGGGCGAAGCTTGGAAATTTTCGTTCCTAATTGAAACCTGAAAATCTCTGAACATTGCAAAATTACCTGAACCGTGCCCTTCGGCAGCCAAGATACGGCGACGAAAATCCTCTCGCCGATGGTGAACGGCATTTTGATAGTTGACAATATGGCGCAAGTCAGGCGAGCCTGAAAAAATGAGTAACCGTTATGAACGGGAGTTTTTTCAACGTCGTGGAAAGTTCGTTGCTATTTTTTATCCCTGACCATTCGTTATATCGACTTACCAAAAGACCCGTTAAAATGCAGGCTGCGTAGAGACCAGTTCGGATTGCCGTccaatgtgaaaaattcacatcagCTCCAATCACGCCGCATAACACTGGCTGCAATATGTGCCAAATAATTCCCACCACTTTCCGTATCGGAGCAACCTGCACTTTCGTTGAAAGGATTATAACATTGATCCCTGCCCCTTGTTCATTCGTTCCTTAAATGCGGATATTCTCTTTGCCGAActacaatataataaaacgaaaaagaaaaggggGGCTAAGCAGGTATACAATCTCTTTTGGGACTCACGTCGAATTTATTAACTATAATCTTCCACCCAGTGCATACGATAAAGCTCATGATGACCGTGGCCAAAAATCCACCGCCAGTTATGACGAACGAGCTTGCTCCAACGCTGAAGCACAGCGCACCGAGGGATAGATTCAATATGCGATAGAACGTCGCGTATTTCTGTTAAAAACATTCATTTAAACGCAATTAAAATCGTCAGAGTATTATTCGTGAGATTATCGTCAGCTCGTTATCGTAAATTGCTAATTTTCCGCTGATAATTTTAccggaaatttaaaaaatgtttcgtgGTGAAGTACTCACGTGGCTTtggtgaggaaaaaataccaaaaacaGGCCCAAACTGCTTCCGACAAAAATTCCAAAGGCCATGTCGCGAAGCCCCCGAGGCAGGTAAGACCACCATTTGGCGCCTTCGAAATCTGCGATGAAAATGGAACGGAAGGTTGATTCGACGATCATTTTATCACCTACTGAAAACTCGAGTGTACGGTCAGCGCCTTGATCTTGCGAACGTTGTCGAGGGTAACCACTCACCGTCAAAAACAACCGAAAATGCTATTGAAAATATGGCCACGATGTGAACACCGTCTATCGAACAGGCCGCGCACAATGTCCCCGAAATGTCCTTGTCTTCGCCGAATCCCTGATCAGCGAGCGCCAAAAGGCAATTGACCGTAACGACCGGCGACATGCAGGCAATGACGCTCCTGCGAATCGTGTAACTTTTTTATCAAGTGGCTCGGAAATGTGAAATCGGGTATATTACCCCCCCAGAAAGGCCCAGTCCCAGGGAAAGTCGAGGAATCCCTTGAAGCACAAGGTGACGATGACCATCTCCACGGTGCAGGGAACCAAGGCGAGGACCAAAAGGAATAACGGATAATTGCGGAGGGGCGTCGTGTTTATCTGAACGCCGGATCTGACCATTACGAAGGTCAGGCAGAAGTTCCTTATGGTGCTCATAGCCTTCGAGCTTATGGTATCTCGGATGTTGTAGGCGCCAGTGTTCCGCGCGATCACCCCGGCGACGAGCATTCCGAAAACCGGTGGCAGGTGAAGGTGCGGTATGTAAGCCAAACCCCAGCCCAAGCAGTAGGCGCAGACGACGAGGACCAGGAGATTGAAAATCGCACCTCCTGGCACGGCCAGGTCCCCGGTAAGGAAGTACAAGAGTGCCCAGGAGAGAAGGACCGTTGCTGAGTTCGTTACGTACCAGAATATCGTGCCCCACGTTACCGCCTCGCATCTTTTTACCAACGGCGACGTCACCGATACGTCACGGAAGCAAACGCAGCACGTTGCCTTGCCGCAGCATGCCAAATCCTCGTAGCTAATTTCCGAACTGAACAAAGTTTATACATAGCAGAATACGTATTCGTTCGTTTCGAGGGTTGTTATTTATAATTCCTAGAGAAAAATCCCTGCGAATTAGAAGCCTTTGTGTCGAAGAAGAAACGTATGAAGATTTACCGAAGTTAATTCGTTACCTGGTTGGACCTGCTTCATTATCCTCTTGGTCGGTTGAAGTTGCCGGGATTTGTGGTGTTGCGTTTGAGCCGGACTTCATGACGATGAGAGATCTGCCTCGCAGTGGTTGTTTATAGATGGTAAAGGATTCCTCGGATTCGATACATGTATTTCAAATCCACCTTCCGAGGTTAGAGACGACGGATATTCACAGACGATGCAGATTTCATTTCTAACCAGTGTGCggattaaaaattcaacaatcaTCACACCCGGAGAAACTAGTGCTAAAAAGTTACGTCTTGCTTGAGTTATAAATTAGCTAATAATCTCATTGCGATGAGCTTGCCGAGGAAATTTGTTATAACTGTCAAACTTGACGGAATACCTAACGGTTATAATGTCGGGTGGAAGAAAACGAAGAGACGTAAAGACAGAGGAAAACGAAGGAATTGTGAAAATgatgagaataataataaaaaaaaaaaaaaaaacaagtggaCCACTCAATATCGAGATTGCGAATCGCGGCAAGTTTCCGCTGTGCAGGTGGGAAAATATTCGCTCGTCTTCTGAGGTAGCCGCCGGT
The sequence above is drawn from the Neodiprion pinetum isolate iyNeoPine1 chromosome 2, iyNeoPine1.2, whole genome shotgun sequence genome and encodes:
- the LOC124212284 gene encoding putative SLC9B1-like protein SLC9B1P1, coding for MKSGSNATPQIPATSTDQEDNEAGPTSSEISYEDLACCGKATCCVCFRDVSVTSPLVKRCEAVTWGTIFWSVIACMSPVVTVNCLLALADQGFGEDKDISGTLCAACSIDGVHIVAIFSIAFSVVFDDFEGAKWWSYLPRGLRDMAFGIFVGSSLGLFLVFFPHQSHKYATFYRILNLSLGALCFSVGASSFVITGGTNEQGAGINVIILSTKVQVAPIRKVVGIIWHILQPVLCGVIGADVNFSHWTAIRTGLYAACILTGLLARLTCAILSTIKMPFTIGERIFVAVSWLPKGTVQAALAPMAYEHALAKNNTRELELAEDVLKVSVLAILFLAPIGAMIMMMTGPHLLSRISSDAMEERRLQSLRTLSMKVKVKKPDT